TGGCAGAAATAAGCTTAGCCACGCCAAGgaggagcacaaaaataaaaccccCTACTCAACATTCTATTTCAGTTGGAAGTGGGATTTTAacaggatagttcatccaaaactgaaaactccctcatcatttaaaaatgtaaagtgtatgtgtgtttcccagtgatgggttgcagctggaagggcatccgctgcgtaaaacatgctgaataagttggcggttcattcagctgtggtgacccctgattattaatgggactaagctgaaaagaaaatgaatgaatgaaaaaagtttaTTTTCGAAAGACTTCTGATATTCTTCAATATACTTTAGTGtttaatacaacaaataaaactcATAAGGGTTAGTAAATAGCAAACAAATGATTATTTTGGGGCAAACTatctttttaaatagcaaattagcATATATAAGGATTTTTAgagaatcatgtgacactgaagactaaagAAATTTATAATTCAGCTCTGACggattgacagacagatagacagataaatagatggatggttggatagagaGACGGagggggagagaaagagagagacgggggagagagagagagagacagaggggaagagagagagacaggggagagagagagagacggagagggagagagagagagacggagagggagagagagagacgggggagagagagagagagggagagggagagagagagagacggagagggagagagagagacgggggagagagagagagatggagggggagagagagagagatggaggggagagagagagagacggagggggagagagagagagacggagggGGAAAgagggggatggatggatggacggacggacagacagtcAGATGgctagacagacagaaagacatagagacagatagacagacagtcagaagactagacagacagatagattgatcGATCAATTATTTGTATAAGAGATTTGCCaaaccatttaataaataaatgtgtgtttctttgtatatctgttttatattaaaatttgACATCAAATAAACTCTTTCCTTCATACCCAGGTAGACCGTGTGATTCAGGCTGCAATAGTGGATCATGTTGGGCTCCAGGACCAGAGAACTGCCAGATCTGTAAATGCTACTGCATAATTCTCCATACAGTATATCAATATATGAGTGAACTACATCCTAATGAGCTGTTTGATCTTCCCTGTCAGTGACGCGCCTGAACTGTGCCGAGCAGTGCTCGCGGAGGTGTATGGGCCCCAAACCCATCGACTGCTGCAATGAACACTGCGCCGCCGGCTGCACTGGACCCAAGCCCACAGACTGCCTGGTGCGTGATACACTTCTCTAATATCATGTAGCATATGTCATGTAATATATAAAGATGAAGGTCTTACATTTTTAagtgtcattattatttaatttcaaaagTTCCTTTTTCAACAGGCCTGCAGAGACTTCCAAGACGACGGGACATGCAAGGACTCGTGTCCACCTCTAATGCTGTACGACCCCATTAACTACCAACTCGTTCCCAATCCTAACGGGAAGTACAGCTTTGGAGACACATGTGTGAAGAAGTGCCCTCGTAAGTTTTACTTTTGAGATTACTATGATTATTCTAAAAACAGCAGGTACTGCATATCTTTCCATTAAAGAAGAAATATAAGAATCCCAAAAGTCAAAAAACACCACCAATAATACGcagaggaaaaaacatgacgctGGTCTTCAAAGTTCTGTTTACATGCATACAAGCAAAGACACATCCAGAGATTATGAGCTATGTAAGCAAAGATATAATGAAAGTTCTTTGAGGTGTCTATAGGTTTACTTTAGGTTAACGCTTCACAATACAACTTCAATTCAGTGATACAATTCTGTAGatcttaaaggaataattcatccCCCAAAATTGTAATTTGACAACTTTATACtttgtgattttctcagtattcaacttaaaataatttaaatctctatttcaaaaataaaattaacactgCATGGTTGAATACAGCATGTATTGGACACAATCTAGGGGAAACAGCATACTAAATAGCAACATCTCTCTGCTGTAGATAACTTTGTAGTGACTGATAACGCCTGCGTTCGATCCTGCGGCAGTAACATGCAAGAAGTGGAAGAAAACGGCATCATAACGTGCAAGAAATGTGAAGGCTTGTGCCCAAAAGGTCAGCAGCATCATCACAAATTTATTAATACTCCTTTTCTagtctttgttttttgttgttattatattatatcagtgTTGCCTGACAGGgataactaaatgtaaaatgaCTTGATCGTGTGTTTTCATTTAGTGTGTAATGGCCTCGTCACAATCGACGCAACCAACATCGATTCATTCATCAACTGCACTAAAATAAATGGGCACATTACTATATTGCAGTTAACTTTTAAAGGGTGAGATTTTATGggctgctattttttttttaatgaatcagtcAAGCTCTTATAGATGCAATACAGTCAAActaatgactttttttaaatgaatgtcttCAAGAGATGTTTACACAAATACTCCAAGCATGGACCCTGCCAAACTTGACTATTTCAAGACGGTGAAGGAAATTTCAGGTAAAAAtgatttacttatatttttttaaattgcatttaaatatttatttgcattatgcacgagtgttattattattgtcaatagAATATTCCTacaaaaaaaccttacataaactttaatataataaattttataATTACTTAAGCCATTTAAGTTATAATTACTTATTAAGGCCATTTCTACAAattctttattaaaaaatgtcagaaaatagttactgctactactaataatattatttactattattaaaactgttataattatgatatattatttaattatcaatAGGTTATTTCTAAAAAAGCaaacattacataaaataaaataaaataacatctaTTGACTGGTAATAAAGCTATTCCTTCAAagcttttattaaaaattatcagaaaataatttataaaataaattattaataatataatattattaaaaataatgacaattagtataacagtaaaaataataattattataaaagtttttattctataattgaaaatataataataataataataataataataataataataataataatactattcagTGACtggaatattattttatttttattattattattattattattattattattattatcatcatcaacaggtaattatgtaataatactggaagaagagacagtacGGTCTCgatgtgatctcctggctaaataaatataaataattatgtaataGTACATAATACTCTTAATgttgacaattattattattatttactgttataataattattattaaggaGTGTTTATAATGTAAtagaaaatattcaatacaataCATAAtaacgatcgcctcacagcaagaaggtcgctggttcaactgggtcagttctgtgtggagtttgttctccccgtgttgccgtgggtttcctccgggtgctccggtttcccccacaagtccaaagacatgcgctgtaggtgaattgggtaagctaaaattgtccgtagtctatgtgtgtgaatgagtgtgtatggatgtttcccagtgatgggttgccgctggaagggcatccgctgcgtaaaacatatgctggataagttagtggttcattccactgtggcgacccctgattaataaaatgactaagctgaaaagaaaatgaatgaatgaatgaagaataataaatactattcaatGGCATTCTATTTAAATATGATCATACAATCAGGACATATGGATGACTTCTAAAAAAAAAGCCATGTTTATCAGTGCGGTTTCATTTTTTTAGGCTACCTATTTATCAAAGACTGGCCTGATCACCTTAAATCCCTCAGTCCCTTTGAGAACCTGGAGATCATCAGAGGAAGAACCAAACTACAGTGAGTCTCATGATATTAGCTTACACACAACTCACTTTCTCTGCATATTAGACCTGTTTTCTCATTGATTGCAGACACTCTTCATCTTTAAAGTCCACATAAACTGGAAACTGTGACCGTAAATTTATTATTTGGTATTGTGgtacagttcctagagaaatggagtgttaaatgagaaaacagtgggcgtggcttgttctTTCTACTGCGAGCTCATTGGATGTGGTAACCacggcttgacattaacacccgacaacctgccaaatgcgggtagatttcagctgtggcagacacccccactagccattttggctggttgaaaataatttttaaattacataaataattttcttaaaaacagGGTTCAACGATAATGATGACCCAATATGCATGTAAATGCTATCTTAGAATCGCAAAGCAGCTTGAAAATAACTGTGTTCCTGCAAGCAAGAGAAAGCAAGTGAATACCGAATTACTCGCATGCACAGGTGATATgatgcgcgctcccgtttccttgcgtgaagcaaccgtgcctaaaaacgcaactggtgtgatcagttctctttgaaatagactggacaataGGCGATGCTCGTGCCTCCACAGTACTGCTGCTTTCAAAAGctccagattaaaaaaaaaaaaaaaaaagtttttgtaagCAGCCGCAGTTGCTGCGtttgctttaaccattctttgaacagatatTCTTTTAACTATGTGCacatgatcatcctttcattatcacataAGGTATatgtttcacctgctttcttttgcttacagttatttttgttaatatgatttaattatctttttttacaataacatggCTTTAAAttggagattaactccccatttatgtgtagttaactggtgatctggcatctttagccaggacagattacagTGCAtaattttagatacatgacaataaaaaTTTtgaaatgtcaattgtttttttgtttttttttaagaaaagttttgCTGATTAAAAAGTACATGCATATAGatattttagcttgttttgacaccttattgaacaaaataattatttatgaatttttggtgtggtcagagatacattttttaaatcttaaattttgagccctgaaaagtcatgtgaaataaagaaacaattgcaatgtgacactatgaaaccatgacccaacTTGCTCATAACAcacaaaagtgaaatgaatgaggcggcatgtggacataacacaaaatctaaatcaacatattttagcatgtcaaagtcataattatgcatacaaaatatattttcccgacaacaaaattgtggctagtgaaaatggcaagtagctaataatgttggaaatctactagccacagtggctggtgagcaaataagttaaaggtgcagtatgtaagtttgacacctagtgattgaactaggtattgcattcctggatcaaaacaagcgCAAGCGCATGTTGCCAGACTGACAACACCAACAGCAAGACTATcgttgtaaataaaagcaacggcacatgatagaaggaatatttttcatattataggagtttttgttctaaccaacacctcaagttgatatattagaaatggcttctattactcacaggtgaacaacaagataaactgatcacctcaggtacagctcatgtgctttatttagtgttaaatgctaataatgtgagttgaatgccattttacatgacattgcTGTAtacagaaagcagcagcagatagttcccctcagatcttaaaaataaaataaaccgtttgaaattgaactttagaattgTACCTcactatcagtgattcagcatgtacatttaataatgtttaagatttaatatgtattaattagattaaccTTACCATTTTGGTAACACATGTTCTGTGCTTccaaatggctgtatttaaatttctgttgtgtttcgtttggtgcaaacagacaaattgcttatcactgcaaatctcctcatgTAGCGGGTTGTTAGCACACAAGATTACAATGTAAACTGCTAGCCTAATGTATacgctcataatatttatttgctaattaataacctcagaAGGAACgaatttcggagtctgctactgtccactggaggtcgcatttcggtcactgACGCATGCTTTAAAAGTCTtctgctgcgtcccaattcgcatacttacactacaccctaaaagtatgtactttttctgtgaaggaaaagtacacacttttgagtgtgtaacagaagagcaTGCAAGCtattgggacatactacttcctcattaacagatcattgtgttgcttagttacgagccctgtcaatcatccacacatcatccacatttctttcatatttaatttcctaccttattggagaagcagcagcagcaggttaatctcccattcacaagtctttcatgtagagaaatctcctcaggtgtttggataattctgcattcagacattaatgtccaaacacgtctttatataatttcagtattgttgttgcagatgaaatataacaccgAAAATGCGAATAAAACATCtcccagtgggctagatattaattaatagtcatacaaacatctttaccgaagcctttctacttgacggttggtctcgcgcatccatcatgtttgtagtttgtttatacttttcacctgcgtttgtagttctaaatcggATTCACGTCCTAcgcacaatgtattgtgggcaatatcagcggttagagtatggacgcttctacacttcataccatacgggaacctttggcatactcttttcaacatactacaatttgggacatactaattctactttcaaatactatttagggtggatagtatgcgaattgctACGCAGcattcctgactgaatgaatgaaaaatgtggttttccaacaaggcaacccggggtgctgaattataattgggtaagctggcattgggcaggttaaaaaaatcataaacaagACGGAAAAACACAGTTTCAAAGCCTaatatctgacttcagtattgttttttaaataaacaataatgttcacttggcatgtttcttaaatatctgcaaacatattatggtatttttatgctttagaagagtcaaaaacttacatacagcacctttaatgtcaagccctggtagtaacgtaggcatttcattcaaaaagatcagtaaaagggtttggggagagttattacagcctaacagactcctcacaatttctgtttgttgtcaaaactgacagttggaggggcgtggttaagtttgctagccacacccaatacttcagacagacctaatctgagaatttaactgacaggaagtgcattttcagatttcaattttagggcaagctaattgttttttcttaatgacgtgcacagatgaattgttcaccacaaaaccagCAATGTGagttaacaaaatcaatatggttagttttgattccAAGTGTACTTTTAATAGTGTTGTTCTCTTTACCTCTATCACAAATGCAGAAGCACCATCAGTTTTGCAGCTCTGAATATTCCTCATCTGGAGCATCTGGGTCTGCATTCGCTGAAGGAGATCAGTGATGGAGATGTGGTGGTTAGGAACAATCCTCAGCTGTGTTACGCAGACAGCAGATACTGGCAGAAGCTCTTCAGATCTGAGCAACAGCGCATACGCACTGCAAACAACGCAGCACCTCACATCTGTGGTATTGGACAGAGTTCATATTTCAGTTTCAACAACTGACTTGTAATTGTTATTTCAGCTTTAGTGTCCTGATTCactaagacaaaacaaaaaactaaatcaatgGTTCACACGTATAATTTGAGTAATTGAGctgaatacactgaaaaaaaaaaatattcatttacatttacatttagtcatttagcagacgcttttatccaaagcaacttacaaatgaggacaaggaagcaatttacacaactataagagcagcagtgaacaagtgctatagacaagtttcagatgTGTAAAGTCTTAGAAGCAAagctttagaatttttttttttttttttttttgagagagagagagagagagtacagttagtggtatagccagaaaggcagttacagattaggaaggaaagtgaagactaaatagttgagtttttagtcgtttcttgaagacagcaagtgactctgctgttctgatgcagttagggcgttcattccaccaactgggcagattgaatgcgagagttcgggaaagtgatttcttccctcttagggatggaaccatgaggcgacgttcattcacagaatgcaagtttctgcaatagtgagagcagataagaaggagcaacgccagaggtcgctttgtaagcaaacatcagagctttgaatttgatgcgagcagcaactggcagccagtgcaaacgggtgagtagcggagtgacgtgctcttttgggttcatcaaagaccactcgtgctgctgcgttctgaagcagctgaagaggtttgatagagttagtggaagcccggctagtagagagttgcaataatccagtttggagagaacaagagcttgaacaataagttgagctgcatgttcagatatgaagggtcagacctttctgatgttatagagtgcgaatctgcaagatcgagcagatctagaaatgtggtcagagaagtttagttggtcatcaatcgttactccaaggctttttaccattttgcaAAACAGTTTATTTAACTGCACATTGactttaaattaacaataaataaatggatatataaatggatagacaaacagagcactttagtattcattttcagtttctctggatttaataGAATTATTTGGTATGTGCTtaagtaaaaatgttaatattagctttattttataagggtctgataatatttcttcatggtttacaaataaaaaaaaattgtcattttgagtttttttttccgaAAATTATAATAGGtcgaaataaaaaatgttttcactTGTTAAGATTGAAAATACAATGAGGTAAAAAATCCATACATGCTTGAAATAACtttaaacatttgcatttaaacctttgaaaaaagaacaagaaatgagaaaataataaaaataaataaataacaaaatataaaaatatataaataaataacaaataaacaaataaagtttattaataataataaaaaataaacaaataaataaaataaaaaaatatatatacacagatttatataatgaataataataataccaagaggagaaaaattaaataaaataaaaaggttgaAGGAGGTGATGGGGGGAAACTCAGGGCTATTATAACAAATATGGATTTCTTAActcttaaaatgttgtttaaatataaatacaaacatgaacatgtatacatgtaaacatgtctgaaaacgaAACATAATTTGACGAGTCATCATTATTTTTTAGAGCAGCAGAACAGCACCTGTGACAGTATGTGTGGAGATGAAGGCTGTTGGGGTCCGGGGCCGTCCATGTGTGTCTTCTGTCAGCACGCCAGCCGTAGGGGACGCTGTGTCAGTCACTGCAACCTGCTGGACGGGTGAGAGTGCAATATTTCAGAaagaaaaacatcttaaaaatcTTAAAGGCAGGTACTCGATCAAGCCAAACTacagtaaaaaaagtaaaaagtaaaaaaaaaaaaaaaaaaagcaatttttagCTCTAAAAAGACAATTTTAATTTGACGATGTTTCACttgacctgatgaagaccatgtaggttGAAACATGGTCAAAATAAATGAGTCTTTTCAAAGCTGACTTTTTAGCATTCTTACTCATCATctggtcacattttacaataaggataaagtagttaatttatttacctgcataataatataataaaaattcaaatataaaaataactaatatttttaaaaatagtattaattaattacatttatcttggtgtgactctggagtcagaaatgagtttcaatagtcatgtcaaagcaataactaaatcagcatacgatcatctcaaaaacattgcaagaattagatgctttgtttccagtgaagacttagagaaacttgttcatgcctttatcagcagcagggtggattactgtaacggcctcctcactggcccccccaaaaagacagttgcacctcatccagaatgctgcggccagaattctgaccagaaccagaaaatcagagcacatcacacctgtcctcaggtctttacactggcttccagttacattcagaatagattttaaagtattattacttctctataaatcactaaatggcctaggacctcaatacattgcagatttgctcactgaatacaaacccatcAGATcgtcagatctttaggatcatataaactagaaattcagTTCAGAGTTCAGAGAAAGCAGGATGATTCCGTCTTCAGCTACTgcacccctcgctgctggaatcagttaccagaaatgatcagatgggCTCCAACAtcaggcacattcaaatcaagactgaaaacacatctgtttagctgtgcctttactgaatgagcattgtgctacgtccgacagatcacactattatgtctttcttttcttttttcattcttttataacctgttttaccacattttaataacttcaatcatttttattatttgtttttttttattttcttatacttgatGTACTTTTttcattcttgtttatgtaaagcactttgaattgccactgtgtttgaaatgtgctacat
This window of the Danio aesculapii chromosome 24, fDanAes4.1, whole genome shotgun sequence genome carries:
- the LOC130218160 gene encoding epidermal growth factor receptor produces the protein MIPLINMRFTKLSLFCELAIVYLVLINAGWCAVSERKVCQGTNFKLASLGHPDDHYRDMLRMYSNCTVVLENLEITYAQGYHDLSFLKSIEEVRGYVLIGVNSIDVIPLENLRLIRGHSLFDGKYALTVMFNYGINESSKNTSGLRELRLRSLSEILKGGVKITHNHLLCNVETIQWLDIVEHGSDVLVFRQIDHQCRPCDSGCNSGSCWAPGPENCQILTRLNCAEQCSRRCMGPKPIDCCNEHCAAGCTGPKPTDCLACRDFQDDGTCKDSCPPLMLYDPINYQLVPNPNGKYSFGDTCVKKCPHNFVVTDNACVRSCGSNMQEVEENGIITCKKCEGLCPKVCNGLVTIDATNIDSFINCTKINGHITILQLTFKGDVYTNTPSMDPAKLDYFKTVKEISGYLFIKDWPDHLKSLSPFENLEIIRGRTKLQSTISFAALNIPHLEHLGLHSLKEISDGDVVVRNNPQLCYADSRYWQKLFRSEQQRIRTANNAAPHICEQQNSTCDSMCGDEGCWGPGPSMCVFCQHASRRGRCVSHCNLLDGHPREYMSNNVCLACDPQCKTLNGTASCHGPGADQCTECAHFKDGTHCVTQCAHKVQGLNNRLVWTYPDKADSASHAILTVHKGAVDQDCMAVNRKDLALALWINQQRITKSFLDDDAVLNRFHH